One part of the Ziziphus jujuba cultivar Dongzao chromosome 2, ASM3175591v1 genome encodes these proteins:
- the LOC107417712 gene encoding receptor-like protein EIX1, translated as METVIMFKKMLLILFFVIGELVQYSDAQLMDCLKTDREALLALKNGFNDPENRLSSWKGSNCCQWRGISCENSTGAVIAVDIHNPYPQGFDSSRYGLWNLSGEITPSLTKLKSLRHLDLSFNTFNGNPIPEFFGTLENLQYLNLSHAGFSGAVPSNLGNLSSLQYLDVESLSLLVENFEWVTGLVSLKHLVMNEVNLSMVGSDWIRKLNKLPSLTELHLSSCSLSGSIPTLTSVNLTSLVVLNLRFNDFHSKIPDWLVNISSLITLDLGHNNFFGRIPLGFSDLPNLQFLYLNNNANLTASCYQLFRGRWGKIEVLNLGFNKLHGKLPASIGNMRFLTHLNLFANNVKGGIPSSIGNLCNLVSIDIGRNNLTGTLPEFLEGTESCLSRRPLPSLQDLVLSNNHLVGRLPEWLSQLESLVRLDLSYNSLYGPIPYSLELLQNLSHLWLGNNELNGTLPESLGQLSNLTFLDVSSNRLTGMVTEKHFLKQDKLGFLELSSNSFTLNVSSVPPFQVWYLYMRSCHLGHSFPAWLKSQNELIDLDISNASISGSIPNWFWELSSTLVLLNVSYNQLEGVLPNPLNLAPGAVVYFGSNRFSGSIPNPSGNIEVLDLSKNQFSGNIPENISGSLLILSISHNRISGGIPASIGNNPDLEVIDLSNNNLTGIIPPSIGNCSFLKVLDLSKNNLFGNIPASLGELSTLQTLHLSNNKLSGEIPSSFQNLSSLETMDLGNNRLTGRIPQWFGEGFESLRILSLRANAFSGELPSGLSNLSSLQVLDLAENQLNGSIPASFGDFKAMSQVQNVYHHLFYAPYFGIHYEENLVLTTKDLSLTFSKTLSLVVVLDLSANNLSGDLPRELTNLLGLVFLNLSRNHISGHIPESISSLKELSSIDLSNNRFSGAIPESLKSLSFLGYLNLSNNDLSGKIPYKDHLTTFEASSYGGNQRLCGAPLAVKCPGDEDDDVPDNGFVIPKDDTNGDSFIDKWFYLSIGLGFAAGILVPYLVMAMKRSWGDAYFTFVDVAVERILYIWLKYRTILQRNRGRH; from the coding sequence ATGGAAACAGTAATAATGTTTAAGAAAATGTTACTCATTCTTTTCTTTGTAATAGGAGAACTTGTTCAGTACAGTGATGCACAGTTGATGGATTGCTTAAAGACTGACAGAGAAGCTCTTCTTGCGTTGAAGAATGGTTTTAATGACCCTGAAAACCGTCTTTCATCATGGAAGGGAAGCAATTGCTGTCAATGGCGGGGTATAAGCTGTGAAAACAGTACTGGAGCTGTCATTGCAGTTGATATCCATAATCCATATCCACAAGGCTTTGATTCTAGCAGGTATGGACTCTGGAACCTTAGTGGGGAAATTACACCTTCACTGACAAAACTGAAGTCCTTGAGACATTTGGACTTGAGTTTCAACACATTCAATGGCAACCCAATTCCTGAGTTTTTTGGAACTTTGGAAAATTTGCAGTATCTAAACCTCTCACATGCTGGGTTTAGTGGTGCAGTTCCTTCAAATTTAGGAAACCTCTCTAGCTTGCAGTATCTTGATGTCGAGTCCTTGAGTTTACTTGTCGAAAATTTTGAATGGGTAACAGGCCTAGTCTCTCTAAAGCATCTAGTGATGAATGAAGTTAATCTTTCAATGGTAGGATCAGACtggattaggaaactaaataagcTCCCATCCTTAACTGAGTTGCATCTATCTTCTTGTAGCTTATCTGGTTCCATTCCAACTCTTACCAGTGTAAACTTAACTTCACTTGTTGTCCTAAATCTTAGATTTAATGACTTCCATTCTAAAATACCTGATTGGCTTGTCAATATTAGCAGCCTCATTACCTTGGATTTAGGCCATAATAACTTTTTTGGAAGAATTCCCCTTGGTTTTAGTGACCTGCCAAATTTGCAGTTTTTATATCTTAATAATAATGCCAATCTCACAGCAAGTTGCTACCAATTGTTTAGGGGAAGATGGGGGAAGATAGAAGTTCTCAATTTAGGTTTCAATAAACTACATGGGAAACTTCCTGCTTCCATTGGGAACATGAGATTTCTCACTCACTTAAATCTTTTTGCCAATAATGTTAAGGGTGGGATCCCAAGCTCTATTGGAAACCTTTGTAACCTGGTCTCCATAGATATAGGAAGAAATAACCTGACCGGAACTTTGCCTGAATTCCTTGAAGGAACAGAAAGTTGCCTTTCTAGGAGGCCTCTGCCTAGTCTTCAGGACTTGGTATTGTCAAACAATCACTTGGTTGGTAGGTTACCAGAATGGCTAAGTCAGCTCGAGAGTCTTGTTCGTCTTGATTTGTCCTACAACTCTCTATATGGTCCCATCCCATATTCCCTAGAATTACTGCAAAATCTTTCACACCTCTGGCTAGGAAACAATGAACTAAATGGGACTCTACCAGAAAGTTTGGGACAACTTTCTAATTTGACTTTTCTTGATGTTTCTTCAAATCGTTTGACGGGCATGGTCACTGAAAAGCATTTTTTAAAGCAAGATAAGCTAGGATTCTTGGAACTATCTTCAAACTCTTTCACCTTGAATGTCAGTTCGGTTCCTCCATTCCAAGTCTGGTATTTATATATGCGTTCATGCCATTTGGGTCATTCATTTCCGGCTTGGCTCAAGTCACAAAACGAACTCATAGATTTGGATATCTCAAATGCTAGCATTTCTGGCTCCATACCCAATTGGTTTTGGGAACTTTCCTCCACCTTAGTATTGTTGAATGTTTCCTATAACCAACTAGAAGGTGTGCTACCAAATCCATTGAACTTAGCTCCGGGTGCAGTGGTTTATTTTGGCTCAAACCGCTTCAGTGGGTCCATTCCTAATCCAAGTGGCAACATCGAGGTACTTGATCTatccaaaaatcaattttctggTAATATTCCAGAGAACATAAGTGGTTCCTTGCTAATCCTCTCTATCTCTCACAACCGGATAAGTGGAGGAATTCCAGCTTCTATAGGCAACAATCCTGATCTTGAAGTCATTGATCTTTCCAACAACAACTTAACAGGAATTATTCCACCAAGCATTGGGAATTGTTCTTTCCTGAAGGTATTAGACCTTAGTAAGAACAATTTATTTGGCAACATTCCTGCCTCTTTGGGTGAACTAAGTACGCTCCAAACATTGCACCTAAGCAACAACAAGTTATCAGGAGAGATCCCATCATCTTTCCAAAATTTATCGAGTTTGGAGACAATGGATCTTGGAAACAACAGATTAACAGGTAGAATTCCACAATGGTTTGGAGAAGGTTTTGAAAGTCTAAGGATTCTTAGCTTGAGGGCCAATGCATTTTCCGGAGAACTTCCATCAGGGCTATCGAATTTAAGTTCATTACAAGTCCTGGACCTGGCAGAAAATCAGTTGAATGGGAGTATTCCAGCTAGCTTTGGAGATTTCAAAGCTATGTCACAGGTACAAAACGTTTACCATCATCTTTTTTATGCACCGTACTTCGGCATCCACTATGAAGAAAACTTGGTTCTTACTACTAAAGACCTGTCTCTGACGTTCAGCAAGACCCTCTCCCTTGTTGTAGTCTTAGACCTCTCAGCAAATAATTTGTCTGGTGATCTTCCAAGAGAGCTAACAAATTTGCTGGGCTTAGTGTTTCTAAACTTGTCCAGAAACCATATAAGTGGGCATATTCCAGAGAGTATATCCAGCTTGAAGGAGTTGTCATCAATTGATCTCTCAAATAATCGGTTCTCTGGTGCAATTCCTGAAAGCTTAAAATCACTCTCATTTCTGGGGTATCTGAATTTGTCAAACAATGACTTGTCTGGTAAGATTCCATATAAAGACCACTTGACAACTTTTGAAGCGTCCTCTTATGGTGGAAACCAACGCCTTTGTGGTGCTCCACTTGCTGTAAAATGTCctggtgatgaagatgatgatgttcCTGATAATGGATTTGTTATTCCCAAGGATGATACTAATGGTGACAGCTTTATTGACAAATGGTTTTACTTGAGTATTGGATTGGGATTTGCTGCTGGAATTCTAGTTCCTTATCTAGTAATGGCAATGAAAAGATCTTGGGGTGATGCCTATTTTACTTTTGTGGATGTTGCTGTTGAAAGGATACTATATATATGGTTGAAATATAGAACCATACTGCAGAGGAATAGGGGGCGTCATTAG
- the LOC132800411 gene encoding uncharacterized protein LOC132800411: protein MALFTSISTAPVKVSFPIRRRFNHSDRFFTKPTIASLSSSSSSPESKSKSNPPRTETVVSSATSSNPFVEKPSKPPESGFNYALSNPNGNPVVRFVRSTESTIERTIFDFRFLALLAIGGSLAGSLLCFLNGCVYIVEAYKVYWSSCVKGIHTGQMVLRLVEAIDVYLAGTVMLIFGMGLYGLFISNVPPDVPPSVDRALKGSSLFGMFAMKERPKWMKISSLDELKTKVGHVIVMILLVKMFERSKMVTIASGLDLLSYSICIFLSSASLYILHHLHKSEDGHQSV from the exons ATGGCTCTATTCACTTCCATCTCCACAGCGCCAGTCAAGGTTTCCTTTCCAATCCGACGCCGTTTCAATCACAGTGACCGATTCTTTACTAAACCCACCATTGCTTCTTTGAGCTCTTCTTCGTCGTCCCCTGAATCGAAATCAAAATCAAACCCGCCGAGAACCGAAACAGTAGTTTCCTCTGCTACTTCTTCGAATCCTTTCGTTGAGAAACCTTCTAAACCTCCCGAGTCGGGTTTCAACTACGCTTTGTCTAACCCAAATGGCAACCCGGTCGTTCGGTTTGTCCGCTCCACTGAATCTACCATTGAAAGG ACAATTTTCGACTTTCGCTTTTTGGCACTACTGGCTATTGGAGGTTCACTGGCTGGTTCGCTGTTGTGCTTTCTCAAT GGTTGCGTTTATATTGTAGAAGCATATAAAGTTTACTGGTCTAGCTGTGTTAAAGGGATTCACACTGGACAGATGGTTTTACGGCTTGTTGAAGCTATTG ATGTTTATCTTGCTGGAACTGTGATGTTAATATTTGGCATGGGCTTATATGGATTATTTATCAGTAATGTTCCTCCTGATGTGCCTCCCAGTGTTGATAGAGCCCTAAAAGGTTCTTCATTGTTTGGAATGTTTGCTATGAAG GAGAGGCCaaaatggatgaaaattagCTCATTGGATGAACTGAAGACAAAGGTGGGTCATGTAATTGTGATGATTCTTCTGGTGAAGATGTTTGAGAGGAGCAAGATGGTGACCATAGCTTCTGGGTTGGATCTGCTAAGTTATTCTATATGTATTTTCTTATCATCTGCTTCTTTGTATATCCTTCATCATCTGCACAAGTCAGAAGATGGGCACCAGTCAGTTTAg